The Desulfosporosinus acidiphilus SJ4 genome has a window encoding:
- the pknB gene encoding Stk1 family PASTA domain-containing Ser/Thr kinase: MSKIFGGRYEVLERIGAGGMAIVYKAKDQLLNRVVTIKVLREQFATDDDFIRRFRREAQAVASLSHPNIVSVYDVGKEGDTEYIVMEYVEGRNLKEIIREYAPLSTDQTINLARQITSAIQNAHEHHIIHRDIKPHNILVTADGHAKVTDFGIARAVSSATVTHTGDIIGSVHYLSPEQAKGLQSNEQSDIYSLGIILYELVTGRVPYDGETPISIALKHLQEQPTLPSKLNPRVDKEFERVIMRAIAKSSEQRYASAKELLEDLNHIQAGRPINHPEVFPVDDLEATMTHHGMGKVLAPVSVRDEEPKSDLKPTKKKKKRWPLITAIIVILLLLTGGGIALRNYLLVGTTKVPNVVGQTLPTAGTYLKSAGLALNPEVKKEFDDKVENGLIISQDPAADTVVKVGREIQVVVSKGPDTGTFPDVTTSPMSKADAVNMIQNDGFKGKITFATQSNPTIPKDYVIQQNPAPSATWPKSGPITLTISSGPDNGSSSGTINMPNVINKSSADAKTILQQNNLVPLVETQDSTTIPADFVISTSPNPGEAVQQGSQVTIVVSRGPGPLALNIKKDVSALVAQIISVMPRDDKDYVKH, from the coding sequence GTGAGTAAAATCTTTGGGGGACGTTATGAAGTTTTGGAACGCATTGGTGCCGGCGGAATGGCCATTGTATATAAAGCCAAAGACCAACTGCTTAATCGTGTCGTAACGATCAAAGTGCTGAGAGAGCAGTTTGCCACGGATGATGACTTTATTCGCCGTTTTCGAAGAGAAGCCCAGGCTGTAGCAAGTCTCTCTCACCCAAATATTGTCTCTGTTTATGATGTGGGTAAAGAAGGGGATACTGAATATATCGTCATGGAGTATGTGGAAGGGCGGAATCTCAAAGAAATTATTCGAGAGTATGCTCCCCTGTCCACAGATCAAACGATTAATCTCGCCCGCCAAATTACCAGTGCTATTCAAAATGCTCATGAACACCATATTATTCATAGGGATATAAAACCTCATAATATTTTAGTGACTGCGGACGGACACGCTAAAGTTACGGATTTTGGCATCGCACGAGCAGTTTCTTCTGCGACAGTGACGCATACTGGGGATATTATCGGCTCTGTTCATTATTTGTCGCCGGAACAGGCCAAGGGTCTGCAGAGTAATGAACAATCGGATATCTATTCGTTAGGCATAATTTTGTACGAATTAGTTACCGGCCGAGTTCCTTATGATGGAGAAACTCCCATCTCTATTGCTCTGAAGCACCTTCAGGAACAGCCAACTCTGCCTAGTAAACTTAATCCGCGGGTTGATAAAGAATTTGAGCGAGTGATTATGAGGGCCATTGCTAAGTCCTCGGAACAAAGGTATGCTTCCGCTAAGGAGCTTTTGGAAGACTTGAACCACATTCAGGCCGGTCGTCCGATCAATCATCCGGAGGTATTTCCCGTAGACGATTTGGAAGCCACTATGACTCATCATGGGATGGGGAAAGTCTTGGCTCCTGTCAGTGTTCGTGATGAGGAACCGAAAAGTGATTTAAAACCCACGAAGAAAAAGAAAAAGCGTTGGCCTTTGATTACCGCAATCATCGTCATTTTGCTGCTCTTAACGGGCGGCGGAATAGCGTTGAGAAATTACCTTCTGGTGGGTACTACAAAAGTTCCCAATGTGGTTGGACAAACACTGCCGACAGCAGGGACCTACCTAAAATCAGCAGGATTGGCACTCAACCCGGAAGTTAAGAAAGAGTTCGATGATAAGGTCGAGAACGGTCTCATTATTAGCCAGGATCCTGCAGCAGACACCGTAGTTAAAGTCGGCAGAGAGATCCAGGTGGTTGTGAGTAAAGGCCCGGACACCGGGACATTTCCGGATGTAACAACGAGTCCGATGTCAAAGGCAGATGCTGTAAACATGATCCAAAATGATGGATTTAAAGGGAAAATAACCTTTGCAACCCAGTCAAATCCAACGATCCCTAAAGACTATGTGATCCAGCAAAACCCAGCGCCCTCAGCTACCTGGCCGAAGAGCGGGCCAATTACTTTGACAATTAGCTCCGGCCCTGACAATGGATCTTCCTCTGGAACCATCAACATGCCTAATGTGATCAATAAGTCATCGGCAGATGCTAAAACGATCCTGCAACAGAATAATTTAGTTCCTTTGGTTGAGACTCAAGATTCTACTACGATTCCTGCGGATTTCGTCATTAGTACTTCTCCTAATCCCGGAGAAGCGGTTCAGCAGGGGAGTCAAGTCACAATCGTAGTATCGCGAGGTCCCGGCCCTCTTGCGCTGAATATTAAAAAAGATGTCTCGGCTTTAGTAGCCCAAATCATAAGTGTTATGCCGCGTGACGATAAAGACTATGTTAAACATTAA
- a CDS encoding peptidoglycan D,D-transpeptidase FtsI family protein, with product MMRGLRRVALGMAFSFFVLSLGLVYWQVVQADTLLENPANRRLILMESRVTRGGIFDRNGEIIAKTQTIDGKRVRVYPKGEMYEPTLGYSTARLGAAGLEGSLANWLMGVKNATAAQTIQQMFSLPRQGDDVVLTLDSHLQSVAYNALKGKKGAAIAIDPQTGEVLALVSQPGYDPTNLDDHWKDIIKQTEEKPLDNRAFSLFPPGSIMKVVTSASLFRSGLNTTNLYECKGSTVINGQVIPEQNQEAHGWVNYNMALADSCNTYFATFGVQAGDKSFLSAAKGFGFGQKIPFELNVPLSQITNSPKVPESLSTNLLAASCFGQGQVLVTPFQMALVTAGIANHGVIMTPHIVERVLDPSQTVEYEPKPQPWLTALSKDEADKITSAMVTAVTAGTASPGALPGVQVAAKTGSAEPGGNQPTHAWYIAFAPAEAPRIAVAVFVEHGGTGGGAAAPIARQIIQEALARK from the coding sequence ATAATGCGAGGGCTTCGTCGCGTAGCATTAGGAATGGCCTTTAGTTTCTTTGTTTTGAGTTTAGGACTTGTTTATTGGCAGGTAGTTCAGGCCGACACTCTCTTGGAAAACCCCGCGAATCGGCGCTTAATTCTTATGGAAAGCCGAGTGACCCGTGGAGGAATTTTTGATCGTAACGGCGAAATAATAGCCAAAACTCAGACAATCGACGGTAAAAGGGTTCGCGTCTATCCCAAAGGAGAAATGTATGAGCCTACTCTTGGATATTCTACTGCCCGGCTTGGCGCAGCGGGACTTGAGGGAAGTTTGGCGAATTGGCTCATGGGAGTCAAAAACGCCACTGCGGCTCAAACAATTCAGCAAATGTTTTCTTTGCCCCGTCAAGGGGATGATGTGGTGCTGACCTTAGATTCCCATTTGCAAAGTGTTGCTTATAATGCTCTCAAAGGGAAAAAAGGCGCAGCGATTGCCATTGATCCTCAAACCGGCGAAGTGCTGGCTTTAGTGAGTCAGCCGGGATATGACCCGACAAATTTAGATGATCATTGGAAAGATATTATTAAGCAAACAGAGGAAAAACCTCTGGATAATCGTGCTTTTTCCCTTTTCCCTCCGGGTTCCATTATGAAGGTAGTGACTTCCGCATCTTTATTTAGGAGCGGTTTAAACACGACAAATCTTTATGAGTGTAAAGGTTCCACAGTTATCAACGGACAAGTTATTCCGGAACAAAACCAGGAGGCTCATGGTTGGGTCAACTATAACATGGCTTTAGCCGATTCTTGTAATACTTATTTTGCGACCTTTGGAGTTCAGGCAGGCGATAAGAGTTTTCTGTCTGCGGCTAAAGGATTTGGTTTTGGACAAAAAATACCATTTGAACTGAATGTTCCTTTGAGCCAGATCACAAATTCACCTAAGGTTCCTGAATCTCTGTCAACGAATCTTCTTGCTGCAAGCTGCTTTGGACAGGGGCAAGTCTTAGTTACTCCTTTTCAGATGGCTTTGGTTACTGCAGGTATTGCTAATCATGGAGTTATCATGACTCCCCACATTGTAGAGCGGGTTCTCGATCCTTCGCAAACAGTGGAATATGAACCAAAGCCTCAGCCTTGGCTGACGGCACTTTCCAAGGACGAAGCGGATAAGATAACAAGTGCAATGGTGACTGCCGTTACCGCTGGAACAGCTTCTCCCGGAGCTTTACCGGGTGTCCAGGTAGCGGCGAAAACGGGTTCGGCGGAACCCGGAGGCAACCAACCTACCCATGCCTGGTATATTGCTTTTGCACCTGCAGAGGCCCCACGCATTGCGGTAGCTGTTTTTGTAGAACATGGCGGAACCGGAGGAGGAGCGGCTGCTCCCATTGCGCGCCAAATTATTCAAGAAGCATTAGCCAGAAAGTAG
- a CDS encoding FtsW/RodA/SpoVE family cell cycle protein codes for MLYYFISRMIIMGIMWLGMVLLKWGGDGSQLVWQALIFTVIVLMGGFAEKVLHYEGDPYVLPVVQAILALGLVFLVRISPVIGLRQFWWANIGQLIFYGILFAVRDYRQLGKFRYLWGLLAVSLLFITLVFGFAAGGATSWLRIGGVGVEPEEFVKLALLLFMATYLEENEELLRVGTVQVGKFSLPDWRTLGPFLVMAVFSLGLLGAQKSLGTALVFYALFVLMIYVVTERALYLGISLPIFLLVGSLGYLLFRHVRVRVIVWLNPWQDPTGMGYQIAQSLFAISGGKILGTGLGNGIGAAMVPASSTDFIFSVIAEELGFAGAMAVLLLFLIVVMRAFSISLRAKDRFGQILAAGIGILLGTETLIILAGVTKLLPLTGIPLPWVSYGGSSILVHFILLGVLLNISNATAVGSQRNKTKGREYAT; via the coding sequence ATGCTATATTATTTTATTTCACGTATGATCATTATGGGAATTATGTGGCTGGGCATGGTTCTGCTAAAATGGGGAGGGGACGGCAGCCAACTTGTTTGGCAGGCCCTGATCTTCACAGTCATTGTCTTAATGGGGGGCTTTGCAGAAAAGGTTCTTCATTATGAGGGGGACCCTTATGTCCTTCCGGTTGTGCAGGCAATACTGGCCCTAGGACTTGTTTTTCTTGTGCGCATTAGTCCTGTAATAGGTCTGCGCCAATTTTGGTGGGCCAATATCGGACAGTTGATTTTCTATGGTATTTTGTTTGCCGTCAGGGATTACCGGCAGTTGGGTAAGTTTCGTTACTTATGGGGATTGTTGGCCGTAAGCTTGCTGTTTATTACACTTGTCTTTGGCTTTGCAGCAGGCGGTGCAACAAGTTGGCTAAGAATCGGAGGAGTCGGGGTCGAACCTGAAGAATTTGTAAAACTGGCTTTACTGCTTTTCATGGCTACCTATCTGGAAGAAAATGAAGAGTTGCTGCGGGTTGGGACGGTTCAGGTAGGGAAATTTTCGCTGCCTGATTGGCGGACCCTAGGACCGTTTCTGGTTATGGCCGTATTTTCTCTCGGGCTTTTAGGAGCCCAGAAAAGTCTTGGAACAGCCTTGGTGTTTTATGCCCTGTTTGTTCTCATGATCTATGTTGTTACTGAACGAGCTTTGTATTTAGGGATTTCTCTGCCCATTTTTTTATTGGTGGGCAGCTTGGGGTATCTGCTTTTCAGGCATGTCCGCGTCAGGGTGATAGTTTGGCTGAATCCGTGGCAAGATCCCACGGGCATGGGATATCAGATTGCTCAATCCTTGTTTGCCATCAGCGGTGGGAAGATCTTGGGTACGGGATTAGGCAACGGCATAGGGGCTGCGATGGTTCCTGCGTCAAGTACAGACTTCATTTTCTCTGTGATAGCGGAAGAGCTTGGTTTTGCCGGAGCCATGGCCGTTCTTCTTCTCTTTCTCATCGTGGTTATGAGGGCGTTTTCCATTAGTTTAAGAGCCAAAGACCGCTTTGGACAGATTTTAGCGGCGGGAATTGGCATTCTCCTGGGAACCGAGACCTTAATTATTCTTGCCGGCGTGACTAAATTGCTTCCTTTGACAGGTATTCCGCTGCCCTGGGTTAGCTATGGCGGAAGTTCCATACTCGTTCATTTTATCCTATTGGGGGTATTACTGAATATTTCCAATGCTACCGCTGTGGGATCTCAGCGCAATAAGACCAAAGGAAGGGAGTATGCAACATAA
- a CDS encoding Stp1/IreP family PP2C-type Ser/Thr phosphatase produces MRVLSFSEKGCIRKNNEDSFLVLSDHGIFAVADGMGGHRSGEIASATALRELEKLAPRLKGLTDQDLEGWLVESFAQANRVVYESSTTEPENAGMGTTLTALLVRETSALIAHAGDSRAYLWRGEELKVLTKDHSLVGELVRLGQISLEEAEKHPQRNILMRAIGADQQIEVDCQKIALQSGDVILLCTDGFSNVISDQELASEFSQPGTWEECLERLRLLILERGAPDNFTALCCIME; encoded by the coding sequence ATGAGAGTGCTAAGCTTTAGTGAAAAAGGGTGTATCAGAAAAAATAACGAGGATTCCTTCTTAGTTCTGTCAGATCACGGGATTTTTGCTGTGGCTGATGGTATGGGAGGGCATCGGTCCGGAGAAATAGCCTCAGCCACGGCCTTGCGCGAATTAGAGAAACTGGCCCCCCGGCTGAAAGGACTGACTGATCAGGATTTAGAAGGATGGCTTGTTGAATCTTTTGCTCAGGCAAATAGGGTTGTCTATGAATCGTCGACTACGGAGCCTGAAAATGCCGGAATGGGTACTACTCTTACGGCTTTGCTCGTTCGTGAGACAAGTGCCTTAATTGCTCATGCCGGAGACAGCAGGGCATATTTGTGGCGTGGGGAAGAACTAAAGGTTTTAACGAAAGATCATTCATTGGTTGGTGAACTGGTGCGTTTGGGTCAAATCTCCCTGGAGGAAGCGGAGAAGCATCCCCAACGCAATATCTTGATGAGAGCCATTGGCGCGGATCAGCAAATTGAAGTGGATTGTCAAAAAATAGCGCTTCAGTCCGGGGATGTCATTTTATTATGCACAGATGGATTCTCCAATGTGATCAGTGATCAAGAACTGGCGAGTGAATTTTCCCAGCCCGGTACTTGGGAAGAATGCTTAGAAAGGCTGCGCCTGCTCATTTTAGAACGGGGTGCGCCAGATAATTTTACAGCCTTGTGTTGTATTATGGAGTAA
- a CDS encoding FHA domain-containing protein, with amino-acid sequence MQIVTVIGRLIFVALIYLFIFRVFTALLADLQLKGMFQRSSQEFGRIEVLTGTDTLPRGRVFKVDGKGLRLGRGKNNDIVLPDHFASIDHAVFRCQKGQTYVEDLGSTNGTWVNGEQIHSPVQLVAGDYVKIGSITFQYSRWQNESAKL; translated from the coding sequence ATGCAAATTGTTACAGTGATCGGCCGGCTTATTTTTGTAGCCTTAATTTATCTGTTTATCTTTAGAGTTTTTACAGCCCTTTTGGCAGATCTTCAGCTTAAAGGGATGTTTCAACGCTCAAGTCAAGAATTTGGACGCATAGAGGTTTTAACAGGGACAGATACTCTTCCCCGAGGCCGGGTATTTAAGGTGGATGGGAAAGGTCTGCGCTTAGGACGGGGTAAAAATAATGATATTGTATTACCAGATCATTTTGCTTCTATAGACCATGCTGTTTTCCGCTGCCAAAAAGGGCAGACTTATGTCGAAGATCTTGGGAGTACAAACGGTACATGGGTTAATGGCGAGCAAATTCATTCTCCGGTTCAATTGGTTGCCGGAGATTATGTGAAAATTGGAAGTATCACATTCCAATACTCGAGGTGGCAAAATGAGAGTGCTAAGCTTTAG